A single window of Betta splendens chromosome 11, fBetSpl5.4, whole genome shotgun sequence DNA harbors:
- the kiaa1522 gene encoding uncharacterized protein KIAA1522 homolog isoform X3 encodes MGNSIQKKKKLHRERSVSEALFPPLSGSQDKSKGFWLFGRPDDVKSAGPKANEDHKRLAVHYTTSQHYQENVFIEGSRPQYLEDLHSEAQEGLKIQQQEENKNGVNYPDDESVASTACLHQEPDISSKDKDCSPESESTAENAADTTATSAVSTRPVLTRQGSTFKPLNPVKRADKSKKRNRRTTIMGIPNQVQKELALHRSSTFQPLVPSQPLNQEEQVADSQPGVVIIPTVDGLSPGATKDGARVNLSELEQASRSQQLLWSHLQLVYQDEQPFNNKSFGSHLCQSSNLRPKSVAVPGLISSSSFSSSTMLSFLQEPQGPVMSISPQATYMSTIIPNAVLPASVEVIGIDRSNRQTRGSSVNHGSSVRAVSKSSLASADLSVSPLLSRKSDGHLCHAVDSQNASVVMPTSASGSNLSESQSSETVISNPSPASSKRSARSCTSQKVDQNGDQDRASLHSSLSRVSSPSTKSGSVTEPDSESGVTRSVTTDEDAKNKRNSSRSLSITKTKQPPAPPRRTNSLHNNKITINTRVLVESKDLNDSVSRKVETNTENIKEKDEIKLVNLVPSLVSNAAGSPDVASSSSSATRVTSEAGGPADPHPEPSHTSPQKTPLELGKFERTMSPSSGYSSQSGTPTLSPKGISPSSPDKDRSKPVKPERSASRASSSAASPSCSLTSLSSGTSEPISPDVSSHTPSLPQQASPVIVSAKELSPNKTFLNSRAEFRELLNIPPPPKVKAPCPPPPETWVHNKQTFELLCGPCPSANKITQKQDKDFKQRGTQTENSKEMQVLDEKQTIVERPSLSESKVKSGMLLTSHTEGAHMELQDKEGAADVQKQEQSNSTVSSRETTPKKDPPPVMKKPTLVPYRGEAVSTEHTPDKHQGITETSTIKVDSPLENHPAAPGVVILVEMDKSEAESLQSPSAQVPVISKSSPPPTPPPAYHPTPPLSRRTPPSSISMPPDDLQEVQEESPNAESCWPPPPPPLEGDPVFDGADEVDFPPPPPVFVTESVPDVIDLCVTKLDILRPTEEVGQTVEASSKTGATVPGLIADVTPAVTDSGADAVLQVSKGDSADAISCQVNVLEHFPPLPAEAPPSTPITAPENLVTPSALSVSSSCVRSDSIKADDQSPLTLPVSAQLPVPSTIPLAPPLPTESLIHGINFRRQSGAASRDTRSKELLLRHRSAPIPKEDANIPLVTPSLLQMVRLRSVNMTEDPVSTPPEDKTTNEEAAVQDICPLSIKIPQKPIRKSLSLKSPPPTVKTPAVTLSTPSMRLQEAVRIKTAAMSSKDSLPSRLGVRSQNYSYVSDAGALSLKSAEGCDMNQSPASSASFVFSKSTKKEPAAAPSADLSLKQRLAADLMEVSDQSRTAAFSNGGVKCDKVPPPVAKKPAHGNSIHAQIHPGNGAIQVQHTSGITPPETTTRVTADTIETLF; translated from the exons CCGGCCCGAAGGCCAATGAAGACCACAAGAGGTTGGCGGTCCATTACACCACGTCGCAACACTACCAGGAGAACGTCTTCATCGAGGGCAGCAGGCCTCAGTACCTGGAGGACCTGCACAGCGAGGCCCAGGAGGGACTCAAgatacagcagcaggaag aaaacaaGAATGGAGTGAACTATCCTGATGATGAGAGCGTTGCA TCCACCGCCTGCCTCCATCAGGAGCCCGATATCAGCTCCAAGGACAAAGATTGCTCTCCTGAGTCGGAATCCACCGCCGAGAACGCTGCTGACACCACAGCAACCTCTGCTGTGTCGACGAGGCCCGTGCTCACACGTCAAG GTTCCACATTCAAGCCCCTGAACCCAGTGAAAAGGGCAGATAAGAGCAAGAAGAGGAACAGGAGAACCACAATCATGGGTATTCCCAACCAGGTCCAGAAGGAGCTCG CActgcacaggagctccacattCCAGCCTCTTGTTCCTTCCCAGCCCCTTAATCAAGAGGAACAGGTTGCTGACAGCCAGCCGGGTGTTGTTATCATACCTACGGTGGATGGACTCAGTCCAGGAGCCACTAAAGACGGAGCGAGAGTGAACCTTTCAGAGCTGGAG CAGGCATCCAGaagtcagcagctgctgtggagccacCTGCAGCTCGTGTACCAGGATGAGCAGCCGTTTAACAACAAGAGCTTTGGTTCCCATCTCTGCCAAAGTTCCAACCTCAGACCTAAGTCTGTCGCCGTCCCTGGGCTGATtagttcctcctccttctcttcttcaaCAATGCTCAGCTTCCTTCAGGAACCTCAG GGTCCAGTGATGTCTATATCCCCCCAGGCCACCTACATGTCTACAATCATCCCTAATGCAGTATTGCCAGCCTCTGTTGAGGTCATTGGAATTGACCGCAGCAACAGACAAACTCGCGGCAGCAGCGTGAACCATGGCAGCAGCGTCCGCGCTGTGAGCAAAAGCAGCCTAGCGTCTGCGGACTTGTCTGTCAGCCCTCTGTTGTCCAGAAAGTCAGATGGTCACCTTTGCCACGCCGTCGATTCTCAGAACGCCTCCGTGGTAATGCCCACGTCGGCTTCAGGATCAAACCTGAGCGAGTCACAATCTTCAGAGACAGTTATTTCAAACCCGTCACCAGCTTCCTCGAAGCGAAGCGCACGCAGCTGTACCTCACAGAAGGTGGATCAAAATGGAGACCAAGACCGTGCCAGTCTTCATAGCTCCCTCAGCAGGGTCAGTAGTCCCAGCACCAAGAGTGGGAGCGTTACAGAACCAGATTCCGAGTCTGGTGTAACAAGGTCAGTAACCACTGACGAAGACGCAAAGAACAAGCGCAATTCCTCTCGTAGTCTGTCCATTACAAAGACTAAACAACCCCCAGCACCTCCCAGGAGAACAAACTCTTTACATAATAACAAGATCACGATCAACACCAGGGTTTTGGTGGAGAGCAAAGACCTAAATGACTCTGTTTCCAGAAAGGTGGAAACTAATacagaaaatataaaagaaaagGATGAGATTAAGTTGGTTAATTTAGTCCCCAGCCTTGTATCGAATGCTGCAGGGTCTCCAGATGTGGCCTCCAGCTCTTCAAGCGCCACACGGGTAACATCTGAGGCAGGAGGACCAGCTGATCCACATCCAGAACCCAGCCACACCTCCCCTCAGAAAACTCCCTTGGAACTGGGGAAATTTGAAAGGACCATGTCCCCTTCCAGTGGTTACTCCAGTCAGAGTGGAACACCAACACTTTCTCCAAAAGGAATCTCCCCAAGCTCCCCAGACAAAGACAGGTCGAAACCAGTCAAACCAGAGAGATCCGCCTCACGGGCTTCATCCTCAGCagcgtctccttcctgctctctcACTTCCCTATCGTCCGGTACATCCGAGCCCATCTCTCCAGATGTTTCCTCACACACCCCAAGTCTGCCTCAACAAGCGTCTCCAGTTATTGTCTCGGCAAAAGAACTCTCTCCGAATAAAACCTTTTTGAATTCGAGAGCCGAATTCAGAGAGCTGTTGAATATCCCACCACCTCCAAAAGTCAAAGcgccctgtcctcctcctccagagacCTGGGTTCATAACAAACAGACCTTTGAGCTTCTATGTGGGCCTTGTCCCAGTGCTAACAAAATAACCCAGAAACAGGACAAAGACTTTAAACAGAGAGGAACCCAGACTGAAAATAGCAAAGAGATGCAGGTTTTAGATGAAAAGCAGACAATTGTAGAAAGGCCTTCCTTGTCAGAAAGCAAAGTAAAGTCAGGGATGTTGTTAACATCGCATACTGAAGGCGCCCACATGGAGCTACAGGACaaggaaggagctgcagacgttcaaaaacaagaacaaagtaacagcaCTGTATCAAGTCGAGAGACAACTCCAAAGAAGGATCCTCCTCCTGTCATGAAGAAACCCACATTGGTCCCGTACAGAGGAGAGGCAGTGTCAACAGAGCACACACCTGATAAGCATCAAGGAATTACGGAAACAAGCACAATCAAAGTTGATTCACCTCTGGAGAACCATCCAGCCGCTCCTGGGGTTGTGATTTTAGTTGAGATGGACAAAAGTGAGGCCGAATCCCTGCAATCACCTTCAGCACAGGTCCCTGTGATTAGTAAATCGTCACCTccacccaccccccctccagccTACCATCCCACGCCCCCTCTCTCAAGAAGGACGCCTCCATCGTCAATATCTATGCCACCAGATGACTTACAGGAGGTACAGGAGGAGAGCCCCAACGCAGAGTCCTGCTGGCCaccacctccgcctcctttgGAGGGGGACCCTGTCTTTGACGGAGCGGATGAGGTGGACTTCCCTCCGCCTCCCCCAGTCTTTGTGACGGAAAGTGTGCCAGATGTGATCGACCTTTGTGTGACAAAGCTGGACATCTTAAGACCCACAGAGGAGGTTGGACAAACAGTAGAGGCTTCCAGTAAAACAGGGGCGACTGTACCTGGACTAATAGCAGATGTGACACCTGCAGTAACTGATAGCGGAGCTGACGCTGTCTTGCAAGTTTCAAAAGGCGACAGTGCTGATGCGATTTCTTGCCAAGTGAATGTTTTAGAACATTTTCCACCATTACCAGCTGAGGCACCGCCCTCTACACCAATTACAGCGCCAGAGAATCTTGTCACACCCTCTGCTTTAAGTGTTTCAAGCAGTTGCGTGAGGTCAGACTCTATAAAAGCTGATGATCAATCTCCCCTCACGCTGCCAGTCAGTGCCCAACTTCCAGTTCCAAGTACGATTCCATTAGCGCCCCCTCTTCCTACTGAGAGTCTAATCCATGGAATCAACTTCAGAAGGCAGTCTGGTGCCGCGAGCCGAGACACCAGGAGCAAGGAGCTGCTTCTGCGCCACAGGAGTGCACCCATTCCTAAAGAGGATGCTAACATACCCCTTGTCACCCCCTCTCTGCTTCAGATGGTTCGCCTTAGGTCAGTCAACATGACTGAAGATCCAGTAAGCACTCCTCCTGAGGACAAGACAACAAATGAGGAGGCGGCAGTTCAGGACATTTGCCCACTATCAATCAAAATCCCACAAAAGCCCATTCGTAAGTCTTTGTCTCTAAAGTCACCACCTCCAACAGTAAAAACACCAGCTGTGACCCTAAGCACTCCATCCATGCGCTTGCAGGAAGCTGTACGTATAAAAACTGCAGCCATGTCCTCAAAAGACAGCCTTCCATCCCGACTGGGTGTGAGATCGCAGAATTACAGCTATGTCAGTGATGCAGGAGCTCTGTCTTTGAAATCAGCAGAGGGATGTGACATGAACCAGTCCCCAGCTTCTTCTGCCAGCTTTGTCTTCTCCAAGAGCACAAAAAAGGAGCCTGCAGCTGCCCCTTCCGCTGATCTCAGTCTGAAGCAACGGTTAGCAGCTGATTTAATGGAGGTTTCTGACCAGTCAAGGACAGCTGCTTTCTCCAACGGTGGAGTGAAGTGTGATAAAGTTCCTCCACCGGTTGCTAAGAAACCAGCACACGGCAACAGCATCCATGCACAGATTCACCCCGGAAATGGAGCAATACAAGTACAACATACGAGTGGAATAACACCTCCTGAGACGA CGACCAGAGTGACAGCGGACACAATCGAAACCCTGTTTTAG
- the kiaa1522 gene encoding uncharacterized protein KIAA1522 homolog isoform X1, whose protein sequence is MSRRRSTGDLVPRDISEILAREARAQRGQKKPGNSLGHALSWLKGSRRKKTAGNGPTRTAGSNAKLGLQNQEPAKAGPKANEDHKRLAVHYTTSQHYQENVFIEGSRPQYLEDLHSEAQEGLKIQQQEENKNGVNYPDDESVASTACLHQEPDISSKDKDCSPESESTAENAADTTATSAVSTRPVLTRQGSTFKPLNPVKRADKSKKRNRRTTIMGIPNQVQKELALHRSSTFQPLVPSQPLNQEEQVADSQPGVVIIPTVDGLSPGATKDGARVNLSELEQASRSQQLLWSHLQLVYQDEQPFNNKSFGSHLCQSSNLRPKSVAVPGLISSSSFSSSTMLSFLQEPQGPVMSISPQATYMSTIIPNAVLPASVEVIGIDRSNRQTRGSSVNHGSSVRAVSKSSLASADLSVSPLLSRKSDGHLCHAVDSQNASVVMPTSASGSNLSESQSSETVISNPSPASSKRSARSCTSQKVDQNGDQDRASLHSSLSRVSSPSTKSGSVTEPDSESGVTRSVTTDEDAKNKRNSSRSLSITKTKQPPAPPRRTNSLHNNKITINTRVLVESKDLNDSVSRKVETNTENIKEKDEIKLVNLVPSLVSNAAGSPDVASSSSSATRVTSEAGGPADPHPEPSHTSPQKTPLELGKFERTMSPSSGYSSQSGTPTLSPKGISPSSPDKDRSKPVKPERSASRASSSAASPSCSLTSLSSGTSEPISPDVSSHTPSLPQQASPVIVSAKELSPNKTFLNSRAEFRELLNIPPPPKVKAPCPPPPETWVHNKQTFELLCGPCPSANKITQKQDKDFKQRGTQTENSKEMQVLDEKQTIVERPSLSESKVKSGMLLTSHTEGAHMELQDKEGAADVQKQEQSNSTVSSRETTPKKDPPPVMKKPTLVPYRGEAVSTEHTPDKHQGITETSTIKVDSPLENHPAAPGVVILVEMDKSEAESLQSPSAQVPVISKSSPPPTPPPAYHPTPPLSRRTPPSSISMPPDDLQEVQEESPNAESCWPPPPPPLEGDPVFDGADEVDFPPPPPVFVTESVPDVIDLCVTKLDILRPTEEVGQTVEASSKTGATVPGLIADVTPAVTDSGADAVLQVSKGDSADAISCQVNVLEHFPPLPAEAPPSTPITAPENLVTPSALSVSSSCVRSDSIKADDQSPLTLPVSAQLPVPSTIPLAPPLPTESLIHGINFRRQSGAASRDTRSKELLLRHRSAPIPKEDANIPLVTPSLLQMVRLRSVNMTEDPVSTPPEDKTTNEEAAVQDICPLSIKIPQKPIRKSLSLKSPPPTVKTPAVTLSTPSMRLQEAVRIKTAAMSSKDSLPSRLGVRSQNYSYVSDAGALSLKSAEGCDMNQSPASSASFVFSKSTKKEPAAAPSADLSLKQRLAADLMEVSDQSRTAAFSNGGVKCDKVPPPVAKKPAHGNSIHAQIHPGNGAIQVQHTSGITPPETTTRVTADTIETLF, encoded by the exons CCGGCCCGAAGGCCAATGAAGACCACAAGAGGTTGGCGGTCCATTACACCACGTCGCAACACTACCAGGAGAACGTCTTCATCGAGGGCAGCAGGCCTCAGTACCTGGAGGACCTGCACAGCGAGGCCCAGGAGGGACTCAAgatacagcagcaggaag aaaacaaGAATGGAGTGAACTATCCTGATGATGAGAGCGTTGCA TCCACCGCCTGCCTCCATCAGGAGCCCGATATCAGCTCCAAGGACAAAGATTGCTCTCCTGAGTCGGAATCCACCGCCGAGAACGCTGCTGACACCACAGCAACCTCTGCTGTGTCGACGAGGCCCGTGCTCACACGTCAAG GTTCCACATTCAAGCCCCTGAACCCAGTGAAAAGGGCAGATAAGAGCAAGAAGAGGAACAGGAGAACCACAATCATGGGTATTCCCAACCAGGTCCAGAAGGAGCTCG CActgcacaggagctccacattCCAGCCTCTTGTTCCTTCCCAGCCCCTTAATCAAGAGGAACAGGTTGCTGACAGCCAGCCGGGTGTTGTTATCATACCTACGGTGGATGGACTCAGTCCAGGAGCCACTAAAGACGGAGCGAGAGTGAACCTTTCAGAGCTGGAG CAGGCATCCAGaagtcagcagctgctgtggagccacCTGCAGCTCGTGTACCAGGATGAGCAGCCGTTTAACAACAAGAGCTTTGGTTCCCATCTCTGCCAAAGTTCCAACCTCAGACCTAAGTCTGTCGCCGTCCCTGGGCTGATtagttcctcctccttctcttcttcaaCAATGCTCAGCTTCCTTCAGGAACCTCAG GGTCCAGTGATGTCTATATCCCCCCAGGCCACCTACATGTCTACAATCATCCCTAATGCAGTATTGCCAGCCTCTGTTGAGGTCATTGGAATTGACCGCAGCAACAGACAAACTCGCGGCAGCAGCGTGAACCATGGCAGCAGCGTCCGCGCTGTGAGCAAAAGCAGCCTAGCGTCTGCGGACTTGTCTGTCAGCCCTCTGTTGTCCAGAAAGTCAGATGGTCACCTTTGCCACGCCGTCGATTCTCAGAACGCCTCCGTGGTAATGCCCACGTCGGCTTCAGGATCAAACCTGAGCGAGTCACAATCTTCAGAGACAGTTATTTCAAACCCGTCACCAGCTTCCTCGAAGCGAAGCGCACGCAGCTGTACCTCACAGAAGGTGGATCAAAATGGAGACCAAGACCGTGCCAGTCTTCATAGCTCCCTCAGCAGGGTCAGTAGTCCCAGCACCAAGAGTGGGAGCGTTACAGAACCAGATTCCGAGTCTGGTGTAACAAGGTCAGTAACCACTGACGAAGACGCAAAGAACAAGCGCAATTCCTCTCGTAGTCTGTCCATTACAAAGACTAAACAACCCCCAGCACCTCCCAGGAGAACAAACTCTTTACATAATAACAAGATCACGATCAACACCAGGGTTTTGGTGGAGAGCAAAGACCTAAATGACTCTGTTTCCAGAAAGGTGGAAACTAATacagaaaatataaaagaaaagGATGAGATTAAGTTGGTTAATTTAGTCCCCAGCCTTGTATCGAATGCTGCAGGGTCTCCAGATGTGGCCTCCAGCTCTTCAAGCGCCACACGGGTAACATCTGAGGCAGGAGGACCAGCTGATCCACATCCAGAACCCAGCCACACCTCCCCTCAGAAAACTCCCTTGGAACTGGGGAAATTTGAAAGGACCATGTCCCCTTCCAGTGGTTACTCCAGTCAGAGTGGAACACCAACACTTTCTCCAAAAGGAATCTCCCCAAGCTCCCCAGACAAAGACAGGTCGAAACCAGTCAAACCAGAGAGATCCGCCTCACGGGCTTCATCCTCAGCagcgtctccttcctgctctctcACTTCCCTATCGTCCGGTACATCCGAGCCCATCTCTCCAGATGTTTCCTCACACACCCCAAGTCTGCCTCAACAAGCGTCTCCAGTTATTGTCTCGGCAAAAGAACTCTCTCCGAATAAAACCTTTTTGAATTCGAGAGCCGAATTCAGAGAGCTGTTGAATATCCCACCACCTCCAAAAGTCAAAGcgccctgtcctcctcctccagagacCTGGGTTCATAACAAACAGACCTTTGAGCTTCTATGTGGGCCTTGTCCCAGTGCTAACAAAATAACCCAGAAACAGGACAAAGACTTTAAACAGAGAGGAACCCAGACTGAAAATAGCAAAGAGATGCAGGTTTTAGATGAAAAGCAGACAATTGTAGAAAGGCCTTCCTTGTCAGAAAGCAAAGTAAAGTCAGGGATGTTGTTAACATCGCATACTGAAGGCGCCCACATGGAGCTACAGGACaaggaaggagctgcagacgttcaaaaacaagaacaaagtaacagcaCTGTATCAAGTCGAGAGACAACTCCAAAGAAGGATCCTCCTCCTGTCATGAAGAAACCCACATTGGTCCCGTACAGAGGAGAGGCAGTGTCAACAGAGCACACACCTGATAAGCATCAAGGAATTACGGAAACAAGCACAATCAAAGTTGATTCACCTCTGGAGAACCATCCAGCCGCTCCTGGGGTTGTGATTTTAGTTGAGATGGACAAAAGTGAGGCCGAATCCCTGCAATCACCTTCAGCACAGGTCCCTGTGATTAGTAAATCGTCACCTccacccaccccccctccagccTACCATCCCACGCCCCCTCTCTCAAGAAGGACGCCTCCATCGTCAATATCTATGCCACCAGATGACTTACAGGAGGTACAGGAGGAGAGCCCCAACGCAGAGTCCTGCTGGCCaccacctccgcctcctttgGAGGGGGACCCTGTCTTTGACGGAGCGGATGAGGTGGACTTCCCTCCGCCTCCCCCAGTCTTTGTGACGGAAAGTGTGCCAGATGTGATCGACCTTTGTGTGACAAAGCTGGACATCTTAAGACCCACAGAGGAGGTTGGACAAACAGTAGAGGCTTCCAGTAAAACAGGGGCGACTGTACCTGGACTAATAGCAGATGTGACACCTGCAGTAACTGATAGCGGAGCTGACGCTGTCTTGCAAGTTTCAAAAGGCGACAGTGCTGATGCGATTTCTTGCCAAGTGAATGTTTTAGAACATTTTCCACCATTACCAGCTGAGGCACCGCCCTCTACACCAATTACAGCGCCAGAGAATCTTGTCACACCCTCTGCTTTAAGTGTTTCAAGCAGTTGCGTGAGGTCAGACTCTATAAAAGCTGATGATCAATCTCCCCTCACGCTGCCAGTCAGTGCCCAACTTCCAGTTCCAAGTACGATTCCATTAGCGCCCCCTCTTCCTACTGAGAGTCTAATCCATGGAATCAACTTCAGAAGGCAGTCTGGTGCCGCGAGCCGAGACACCAGGAGCAAGGAGCTGCTTCTGCGCCACAGGAGTGCACCCATTCCTAAAGAGGATGCTAACATACCCCTTGTCACCCCCTCTCTGCTTCAGATGGTTCGCCTTAGGTCAGTCAACATGACTGAAGATCCAGTAAGCACTCCTCCTGAGGACAAGACAACAAATGAGGAGGCGGCAGTTCAGGACATTTGCCCACTATCAATCAAAATCCCACAAAAGCCCATTCGTAAGTCTTTGTCTCTAAAGTCACCACCTCCAACAGTAAAAACACCAGCTGTGACCCTAAGCACTCCATCCATGCGCTTGCAGGAAGCTGTACGTATAAAAACTGCAGCCATGTCCTCAAAAGACAGCCTTCCATCCCGACTGGGTGTGAGATCGCAGAATTACAGCTATGTCAGTGATGCAGGAGCTCTGTCTTTGAAATCAGCAGAGGGATGTGACATGAACCAGTCCCCAGCTTCTTCTGCCAGCTTTGTCTTCTCCAAGAGCACAAAAAAGGAGCCTGCAGCTGCCCCTTCCGCTGATCTCAGTCTGAAGCAACGGTTAGCAGCTGATTTAATGGAGGTTTCTGACCAGTCAAGGACAGCTGCTTTCTCCAACGGTGGAGTGAAGTGTGATAAAGTTCCTCCACCGGTTGCTAAGAAACCAGCACACGGCAACAGCATCCATGCACAGATTCACCCCGGAAATGGAGCAATACAAGTACAACATACGAGTGGAATAACACCTCCTGAGACGA CGACCAGAGTGACAGCGGACACAATCGAAACCCTGTTTTAG